AACACGGCATTTGATGGATTTAGGCGGTCGTGCTGGGCTTGGAATTAGTCTGGCTGATAATGTTGAAGTTTCAACAACACCCAATGTCGCCGTAAATCCAGGCTCGATTGGTGGCCCATCAGGCGGTCTAATGTTTAGTCTCCAGATTTATGATCAATTGACCGGTGGACATCTACGTCAGGGACGAAAGATTGCTGGTACTGGTACGATTGATTTAGATGGTTATGTTGGGGAAATTGGTGGGATTGATAAGAAAATCGTAGCAGCTAAAAAAGCTGGTGCCACAATTTTCTTTGCACCTTATGTGAAGCCAACTAAATTGAACAAGCAAATTGATGGCGGCCAAACAAATTACGAGTTGGCCAAAGCAACTGCCAAAAAATATGCACCGAAAATGAAAGTTGTGCCAGTTGCAACTTTTGAACAAGCGATTAAGTATTTAGAGACACACAAATAAAATTAAGCACGAGTATGCTCTCAAAAGTTCGATTTTACGTTAAAGTGGAACGAACAAGTCCAAGGACTGACAGCAATCACTAGTGAAACTAAACGGATTACGTATGATGATGTTCAAGTTGTAGCTGAACAGGCAATTATTCAAAACTTGCCACCAGAACGAGAAATTATTGATTTATTACCTGCCGAATTCATCGTTGATGGTTTTGACGGGATCAAAGATCCATACGATATGGTTGGGGTCCGTTTGGAAATGCGTGGAATCGCATTTACAGGCCCTAAGACAATTGTGCACAACATCAAGATGGCAGTTGAACGGGCAGGCTTAAAGTTACGCGAGTTTGTAGTTGCGCCATTGGCAATTGGCCGCACAATTTTGACTGATGGCGAACAAGATTTTGGCACAGTCGTCATTGATCTTGGTGCAGGCCAAGCGACAGCAGCTGTGATTCATGATCATCAGTTGAAGTTTGCAGCGGTTGACCAAGAAGGTGGTGATTATATCACCAAAGACGTCTCAACAGTCTTGAATATTTCAATGGCCGATGCAGAAAAAATCAAACGTGATTATGGTTTTGCGAATCCATTACAAGCTTCGGTAAATAATGAATTTCCAATCCATCCTGTTGGTAAGAGCGAAGCAACTCGGATTTCGGAAAAATACTTGGCTGAAATTATTGAAGCACGTGTTGAACAAATTTTCACGAACTTGTTTAAGCAGTTGCAACCAACTGGTGCATTAGATATGCCTGGTGGCCTCGTTTTAACGGGGGGCTCAGCTGCATTAGCTGGTATTAAAGAATTAGCTCATCAAATGTTTGGCATGT
This is a stretch of genomic DNA from Periweissella cryptocerci. It encodes these proteins:
- the ftsA gene encoding cell division protein FtsA, producing MTAITSETKRITYDDVQVVAEQAIIQNLPPEREIIDLLPAEFIVDGFDGIKDPYDMVGVRLEMRGIAFTGPKTIVHNIKMAVERAGLKLREFVVAPLAIGRTILTDGEQDFGTVVIDLGAGQATAAVIHDHQLKFAAVDQEGGDYITKDVSTVLNISMADAEKIKRDYGFANPLQASVNNEFPIHPVGKSEATRISEKYLAEIIEARVEQIFTNLFKQLQPTGALDMPGGLVLTGGSAALAGIKELAHQMFGMSVKVMAPTEIGLRHPSYTTGYAVAKLAAQQTMTERVVKQAISGNRLTAVQQDEATQTEPKKRSLFRKNEEKQENDMNTKPSNEEPDLEGEYFDEEPKEKMTDKIKGLFANFFD